Proteins from a single region of Streptomyces vinaceus:
- a CDS encoding ABC transporter substrate-binding protein — translation MRTRSRRRIFAAVAATCALTLGATACGSPDPGAEGSAKDVESALEAGGKVTVWAWEPTLKKVAADFEKKYPKVDVELVNAGTGDKQYTALQNAIAAGSGAPDVAQVEYYAVGQFAIGKSLQELSPYGASAHDQAFTTGPWSAVKYGKGIYALPMDSGPMALFYNKKVFDRYGIAVPTTWDEYVEAARALHKADPKLYITNDTGDAGATTSLIWQAGGRPYRVEGTEIGIDFADAGTAQYARTWQKLIDERLLAPVTSWSDEWYKGLSDGSIATLSTGAWMPANLVTGAPAASGDWRVAPLPQWTKGAKAGAENGGSSLAVPKASKNKALAYAFIEYATTGAGATSRVSEGAFPATRADLESQAFLDSPFPYFGGQQANRILADAARDVGAGWSYLPYQVYANSVFNDTVGKAYVSSTSLAQGLEAWRAASAKYGKDQGFSVAEQRGRTT, via the coding sequence ATGAGAACGAGAAGCCGCCGCCGGATCTTCGCCGCCGTGGCCGCGACATGCGCCCTGACCCTCGGCGCGACCGCTTGCGGTTCACCGGACCCGGGGGCCGAGGGATCCGCGAAGGACGTGGAGTCAGCGCTCGAAGCCGGAGGCAAGGTGACGGTGTGGGCATGGGAGCCCACACTGAAGAAGGTGGCCGCCGACTTCGAGAAGAAGTACCCGAAGGTGGACGTCGAGCTCGTCAACGCGGGCACGGGCGACAAGCAGTACACCGCGCTCCAGAACGCCATTGCCGCAGGCTCGGGAGCGCCGGACGTGGCCCAGGTCGAGTACTACGCGGTCGGTCAGTTCGCCATCGGCAAGTCCCTGCAGGAGCTCTCGCCTTACGGCGCATCCGCCCATGACCAGGCCTTCACCACCGGTCCCTGGAGCGCGGTGAAGTACGGCAAGGGGATCTACGCCCTCCCCATGGACTCCGGGCCCATGGCGCTGTTCTACAACAAGAAGGTCTTCGACCGGTACGGCATCGCCGTCCCCACGACCTGGGACGAATACGTGGAAGCGGCGCGAGCCCTGCACAAGGCCGACCCGAAGCTCTACATCACGAACGACACCGGTGACGCCGGCGCCACGACCAGCCTGATCTGGCAGGCGGGCGGACGCCCGTACAGGGTGGAAGGCACCGAGATCGGGATCGACTTCGCAGACGCCGGTACGGCGCAGTACGCGCGTACCTGGCAGAAGCTGATCGACGAGCGCCTGCTGGCACCGGTCACCTCCTGGAGCGACGAGTGGTACAAGGGCCTGTCGGACGGCAGCATCGCCACCCTGTCCACAGGCGCCTGGATGCCCGCCAACCTCGTCACGGGCGCCCCCGCCGCGTCGGGGGACTGGCGCGTGGCACCCCTCCCGCAGTGGACCAAGGGTGCCAAGGCGGGTGCGGAGAACGGAGGCAGCTCCCTCGCCGTGCCGAAGGCGTCGAAGAACAAGGCGCTGGCCTACGCCTTCATCGAGTACGCGACCACGGGAGCCGGTGCCACGTCCCGCGTCTCCGAGGGCGCCTTCCCCGCCACGCGGGCCGATCTGGAATCGCAGGCCTTCCTGGACAGCCCGTTCCCCTACTTCGGGGGGCAGCAGGCCAACCGGATCCTGGCCGACGCGGCCCGTGACGTCGGCGCGGGCTGGTCCTACCTGCCGTACCAGGTGTACGCGAACTCCGTCTTCAACGACACCGTGGGCAAGGCGTACGTCTCCTCCACGAGCCTGGCCCAGGGTCTGGAGGCCTGGAGGGCCGCAAGTGCCAAGTACGGAAAGGACCAAGGGTTCTCCGTCGCCGAACAGCGAGGGCGGACGACATGA
- a CDS encoding carbohydrate ABC transporter permease, with protein sequence MITDPTGRPADTRERTGHSGTDPGGATAGSPRPPVARPPHAAPRRRRRRAHTPLDPGPSVPLTLVTGLVLVYTLLPLVWLVINATKDQEDLLDSFGLWLGKDFQLWDNISRTLTYDDGAFVRWTLNTLLYVAAGAGGATVLAVLGGYALAVYEFPGRRAVFAVVIGAVAVPGTALAVPTFLMFSGMGLANTPWAVIIPSLVSPFGLYLMWVFTAQAVPSELLEAARIDGAGELRIFFRIALPLLAPGTVTVLLFSMVATWNNYFLPLIMIKDPDWYPLTLGLNAWSAQARTAGGEPVFDLIITGSLLTIAPIVIVFLLLQRHWQSGLAAGSVKE encoded by the coding sequence ATGATCACGGACCCCACCGGTCGCCCCGCCGATACGAGGGAGCGCACCGGCCACTCCGGCACGGACCCGGGTGGCGCCACCGCCGGTTCGCCCCGGCCCCCCGTCGCCCGCCCGCCCCACGCGGCGCCGCGGCGTCGCCGCCGACGGGCCCACACCCCGCTCGACCCCGGGCCCAGCGTCCCGCTGACCCTGGTGACCGGGCTGGTCCTCGTATACACCCTCCTGCCCCTCGTGTGGCTGGTCATCAACGCGACCAAGGACCAGGAGGACCTCCTCGATTCCTTCGGTCTGTGGCTCGGCAAGGACTTCCAGCTCTGGGACAACATCTCCCGCACGCTCACCTATGACGACGGCGCCTTCGTCCGCTGGACGCTGAACACACTGCTGTACGTCGCCGCCGGCGCGGGCGGCGCGACGGTGCTCGCCGTACTCGGCGGATACGCGCTGGCCGTGTACGAGTTCCCGGGCCGCCGAGCCGTCTTCGCCGTCGTGATCGGGGCCGTGGCCGTCCCGGGCACGGCCCTCGCCGTCCCCACGTTCCTGATGTTCAGCGGCATGGGTCTGGCCAACACGCCGTGGGCAGTGATCATCCCCTCCCTGGTCTCGCCCTTCGGGCTCTACCTGATGTGGGTGTTCACCGCGCAAGCGGTACCTTCCGAACTGCTCGAAGCCGCCCGCATCGACGGCGCCGGCGAGCTGCGCATCTTCTTCCGCATCGCCCTGCCGCTACTGGCGCCGGGAACCGTGACGGTGCTCCTCTTCTCCATGGTCGCCACCTGGAACAACTACTTCCTCCCGCTGATCATGATCAAGGATCCGGACTGGTATCCGCTCACCCTCGGTCTCAACGCGTGGAGCGCCCAGGCCAGGACCGCGGGCGGCGAGCCCGTCTTCGACCTCATCATCACCGGATCCCTCCTCACCATCGCCCCGATCGTCATCGTCTTCCTCCTGCTCCAGCGCCACTGGCAGTCGGGCCTGGCCGCCGGAAGCGTGAAGGAGTGA
- a CDS encoding carbohydrate ABC transporter permease, whose translation MSLLPAPAKAVSPSRSRARRSALVGWGFAGPFAAVFALVFLAPIGYAFQLSLMRDRLIGGTSFVGADNYLRALSDPRFWEGSVRVGLFLLVQVPVMLGIALLVALAIDSGRLYGKAFFRVAVFLPYAVPAVVASLMWGFIYGTRFGLVGNLNEAFGLALPDPLSPSLVLASIGNVVTWEFVGYNTLIFYAALKVVPRSLYEAAAIDGAGEWRIVTAVKLPAIRSAVVIATIFSIIGSFQLFNEPNIMQNLAPNAITTDYTPNLYTYSLAFSGQQHNYAATIAIVMGVFTAVIAYAVQLRGMRKG comes from the coding sequence ATGTCGCTCCTGCCGGCACCGGCAAAAGCAGTGTCCCCATCCCGTTCACGCGCACGTCGGAGCGCCCTCGTCGGCTGGGGGTTCGCCGGACCCTTCGCAGCGGTGTTCGCCCTCGTCTTCCTGGCTCCCATCGGGTACGCGTTCCAGCTCAGCCTGATGCGCGACCGGCTCATCGGCGGTACCTCCTTCGTCGGAGCGGACAACTACCTCCGCGCACTGAGCGATCCGCGCTTCTGGGAGGGATCGGTCCGGGTGGGGCTGTTCCTGCTCGTCCAGGTGCCGGTCATGCTGGGGATCGCGTTGCTCGTCGCCCTCGCCATCGACAGCGGCCGGCTGTACGGCAAGGCCTTCTTCAGGGTGGCCGTCTTCCTGCCGTATGCCGTACCGGCCGTGGTGGCCAGCCTCATGTGGGGTTTCATCTACGGCACCCGGTTCGGCCTGGTGGGCAACCTGAACGAGGCGTTCGGCCTGGCGCTCCCGGATCCGCTCTCGCCCTCGTTGGTGCTCGCCTCCATCGGCAACGTCGTGACCTGGGAGTTCGTCGGCTACAACACCTTGATCTTCTATGCCGCGCTCAAGGTGGTTCCGCGCTCCCTCTACGAGGCGGCGGCCATCGACGGGGCCGGGGAGTGGCGCATCGTCACCGCGGTCAAACTGCCGGCCATCCGCAGCGCGGTGGTGATCGCGACGATCTTCTCGATCATCGGCAGCTTCCAGCTGTTCAACGAGCCGAACATCATGCAGAACCTCGCTCCCAACGCGATCACGACCGACTACACCCCGAACCTCTACACGTACTCGCTGGCCTTCTCCGGGCAGCAGCACAACTACGCGGCGACCATCGCCATCGTGATGGGCGTCTTCACCGCGGTCATCGCCTACGCGGTCCAGCTCCGCGGCATGCGGAAGGGCTGA
- a CDS encoding RICIN domain-containing protein, whose protein sequence is MRRHPPCPAALFAVLATLFASLLGGLGPAEASPSPVTVVNATQFTDPAGLPVHAHGGGVIKVDEYYYWFGEDRNPDNSFRYVSAYRSADLRTWEFRGHVLSQATDPELATANIERPKVMYNRATGQFVMWMHKEGSATDYGEARAAVAVSSTVDGDYSWRGSFRPLGHMSRDITTFVDTDGTGYMVSAANENADLHVYRLTADYTGIEARVQKLWAGQSREAPALFKRDGVYFLVTSGATGWSPNQQKYGTADSITGTWSPLRDLGDGRTYGSQTAFVLPVEGTSGVTTHLYMGDRWGNSMGGTVNDSQYIWLPLKFPTRTTLSMDYYPQIIISTENGTVRGIGDWNTLTAAHSGKCADAADWSVAEGAPLIQWTCAAGSVNQQLWFQGVGDGTVRIMLRHSGKCLAVQDASPDDGAAVVQTTCGDAPGQTWKSAQAGPTGMRLVAQHSGKCLDVADRSWSDGARLIQWTCNGGDNQKWRRSAL, encoded by the coding sequence ATGCGACGTCACCCCCCTTGTCCGGCAGCCCTGTTCGCCGTCCTGGCCACCCTCTTCGCGAGCCTCCTCGGCGGTCTCGGCCCCGCCGAGGCCTCCCCCTCCCCCGTCACCGTCGTCAACGCGACGCAGTTCACCGATCCCGCCGGCCTGCCCGTCCACGCCCATGGCGGAGGGGTCATCAAGGTGGACGAGTACTACTACTGGTTCGGTGAGGACCGGAACCCCGACAACAGCTTCCGGTACGTCTCCGCCTACCGCTCCGCCGACCTCAGGACGTGGGAGTTCCGCGGTCACGTCCTGTCCCAGGCCACCGACCCCGAGCTGGCCACCGCCAACATCGAGCGCCCCAAGGTGATGTACAACCGCGCCACCGGACAGTTCGTCATGTGGATGCACAAGGAGGGCAGCGCCACCGACTACGGCGAGGCCCGGGCCGCGGTGGCCGTCTCCTCCACGGTCGACGGCGACTATTCCTGGCGCGGGAGCTTCCGGCCGCTGGGGCACATGTCCCGGGACATCACCACCTTCGTGGACACCGACGGCACCGGCTACATGGTCTCCGCCGCCAACGAGAACGCGGACCTGCACGTCTACCGGCTCACCGCGGACTACACCGGCATCGAGGCCAGGGTGCAGAAACTGTGGGCCGGCCAGTCGCGCGAGGCTCCGGCCCTGTTCAAGCGCGACGGGGTCTACTTCCTCGTGACGTCCGGCGCCACCGGCTGGTCCCCGAACCAGCAGAAGTACGGCACGGCGGACAGCATCACCGGCACCTGGAGCCCCCTGCGCGACCTGGGCGACGGGAGGACCTACGGTTCCCAGACGGCCTTCGTGCTGCCCGTCGAGGGGACCTCCGGTGTCACCACCCACCTGTACATGGGCGACCGGTGGGGCAATTCGATGGGCGGCACGGTCAACGACTCGCAGTACATCTGGCTCCCGTTGAAGTTCCCGACCAGGACCACCCTGTCCATGGACTACTACCCGCAGATCATCATCTCCACGGAGAACGGGACCGTGCGGGGCATCGGGGACTGGAACACCCTGACGGCCGCGCACAGCGGCAAGTGCGCCGACGCCGCCGACTGGTCGGTGGCCGAAGGCGCGCCGCTGATCCAGTGGACCTGCGCGGCGGGCAGCGTCAACCAGCAGCTGTGGTTCCAGGGCGTCGGAGACGGCACGGTGCGGATCATGCTCCGCCACAGCGGCAAGTGCCTCGCGGTCCAGGACGCGTCCCCCGATGACGGCGCCGCCGTCGTCCAGACCACCTGCGGCGACGCGCCCGGACAGACATGGAAGTCGGCCCAGGCAGGCCCGACCGGCATGCGGCTCGTCGCCCAGCACAGCGGCAAGTGCCTCGACGTCGCCGACCGCTCCTGGTCCGACGGCGCGCGGCTCATCCAGTGGACGTGCAACGGCGGCGACAACCAGAAGTGGCGGCGCTCGGCGCTCTGA
- a CDS encoding glycoside hydrolase family 35 protein — protein MPLLQIEDDGFRLDGVPFRILSGGLHYFRVHPDLWADRLHKARLMGLNTVETYVPWNLHQPRPDEFRTDDGLDLGRFLDLAAAEGLHVLLRPGPYICAEWEGGGLPSWLLADPSMRLRSRHPRFLAAVDDYFSRLLPPLHDRLATRGGPVLAVQVENEYGAYGDDTAYLEHLADSLRRHGVDVPLFTCDQPADLERGALPGVLTTANFGSRSAAHLATLRTARPAGPLLCTEFWIGWFDRWGGNHVVRGAEQASQELDELLATGASVNFYMFHGGTNFGFMNGANDKHTYRPTVTSYDYDAPLDEAGDPTEKFAAFREVIAKYAPVPEELPPARAPKFSLEAVRLTESIGLLDAAPVLGDAVAARRPLTMEELGQDYGFVLYETELPDAGPALLEPEQVRDRAQVFLDGQPVGVLEREGHEHALTFAVPRPGAVLTVLVENQGRVNYGEAIHDRKGLPGRVLFNGSPLEGWTSRPLPLTALEDLAFGTGAATPTGPAFHRGTFDADRPADTFLHLDGWRKGSVWVNGFALGRYWSRGPQRSLYVPGPVLRRGANEIVVLELHAPGREREVAFRAVPDLGPVED, from the coding sequence ATGCCCCTTCTCCAGATCGAAGACGACGGATTCCGGCTCGACGGCGTTCCCTTCCGCATCCTCTCGGGCGGACTGCACTATTTCCGGGTCCACCCCGACCTGTGGGCCGACCGGCTGCACAAGGCCCGCCTCATGGGGCTCAACACGGTGGAGACGTACGTACCGTGGAACCTCCACCAGCCGCGGCCCGACGAGTTCCGTACGGACGACGGCCTCGACCTGGGCCGGTTCCTCGACCTCGCCGCCGCCGAGGGACTGCACGTACTCCTGCGGCCCGGCCCCTACATCTGCGCCGAATGGGAGGGGGGTGGCCTGCCCTCGTGGCTCCTGGCCGACCCGTCCATGCGGCTGCGCAGCCGCCACCCGCGGTTCCTCGCCGCGGTCGACGACTACTTCAGCCGGCTCCTGCCCCCGCTGCACGACCGGCTCGCCACCCGGGGCGGGCCGGTACTGGCCGTACAGGTGGAGAACGAATACGGCGCGTACGGAGACGACACCGCCTACCTGGAACACCTCGCCGACTCCCTCCGCCGTCACGGCGTCGACGTGCCGCTCTTCACCTGCGACCAGCCGGCCGACCTGGAACGAGGGGCGCTGCCGGGAGTGCTCACCACCGCCAACTTCGGCAGCCGCTCGGCCGCGCACCTCGCCACCCTGCGCACGGCCCGGCCCGCCGGACCGCTGCTCTGCACGGAGTTCTGGATCGGCTGGTTCGACCGGTGGGGCGGGAACCACGTCGTGCGCGGTGCGGAGCAGGCGTCCCAGGAGCTCGACGAGCTGCTCGCGACAGGGGCCTCCGTGAACTTCTACATGTTCCACGGCGGCACCAACTTCGGCTTCATGAACGGTGCCAACGACAAGCACACCTACCGGCCGACCGTCACCTCCTACGACTACGACGCCCCCCTCGACGAGGCCGGGGACCCGACGGAGAAGTTCGCCGCCTTCCGCGAGGTCATCGCCAAGTACGCCCCGGTCCCCGAGGAGTTGCCGCCCGCCCGTGCCCCGAAGTTCAGCCTGGAGGCGGTGCGGCTGACCGAGAGCATCGGTCTGCTGGACGCCGCGCCGGTCCTCGGGGACGCCGTCGCCGCGCGCCGCCCGCTGACCATGGAGGAACTGGGACAGGACTACGGCTTCGTGCTGTACGAGACGGAGCTGCCGGACGCCGGGCCCGCCCTGCTCGAACCGGAACAGGTGCGCGACCGCGCCCAGGTCTTCCTCGACGGCCAGCCCGTAGGGGTGCTGGAGCGGGAGGGCCACGAGCACGCCCTCACTTTCGCCGTCCCGAGGCCGGGCGCCGTCCTGACCGTTCTCGTCGAGAACCAGGGGCGGGTGAACTACGGCGAGGCCATCCACGACCGCAAGGGATTGCCGGGCCGCGTTCTGTTCAACGGCTCCCCGCTCGAAGGCTGGACCAGCCGTCCGCTGCCGCTCACGGCGCTGGAGGACCTGGCGTTCGGCACCGGGGCGGCGACGCCGACCGGGCCGGCCTTCCACCGGGGCACCTTCGACGCGGACCGGCCGGCCGACACCTTTCTCCACCTCGACGGCTGGAGGAAGGGCAGTGTCTGGGTCAACGGCTTCGCCCTCGGCCGCTACTGGTCCCGGGGCCCCCAGCGCTCGCTGTACGTCCCCGGCCCGGTGCTGCGCAGGGGGGCCAACGAAATCGTCGTACTCGAACTCCACGCACCCGGCCGTGAACGCGAGGTGGCCTTCCGGGCCGTGCCCGACCTCGGCCCCGTCGAGGACTGA
- a CDS encoding DeoR/GlpR family DNA-binding transcription regulator: MVTESARLAPQRRAVILDIVRRDGAVRVADLVEQLGVSDMTIRRDLDVLARAGSLSKVHGGAISASVTTGDEPPFETKAALESRAKSAVAEAASALVKPGSVVAISGGTTSYAVAARLRDVAGLTVVTNSLPVAQLLRPTGAEPGPEGPTLLLTGGTPTKSASLVGPLADQAIRSLQVDLLIIGAHGVSERAGATTPNLAEAQTNRALIDCATQVAVVADHTKWGVVGLSRFIALSEIDYFVSDDGLDPEACAVLRDSVGQLLLGTTHP; the protein is encoded by the coding sequence ATCGTGACCGAGTCAGCGCGCCTCGCACCGCAGCGAAGGGCGGTCATCCTCGACATCGTGCGCCGCGACGGTGCCGTACGGGTGGCCGATCTCGTGGAACAGCTGGGCGTCTCGGACATGACCATTCGTCGCGACCTCGACGTGCTCGCCCGCGCCGGTTCCCTCTCGAAGGTGCACGGGGGCGCCATCAGCGCCTCCGTGACCACGGGGGACGAGCCGCCGTTCGAGACGAAAGCCGCTCTGGAGTCGCGGGCGAAGTCGGCGGTGGCCGAGGCGGCCTCCGCCCTCGTGAAACCGGGCAGCGTCGTGGCCATCTCCGGCGGGACGACCTCCTACGCCGTGGCGGCCCGGCTCCGGGACGTCGCGGGTCTGACGGTGGTGACCAACTCCCTGCCGGTCGCCCAACTGCTGCGGCCCACCGGGGCCGAGCCCGGACCCGAGGGCCCCACGCTGCTCCTGACCGGCGGTACCCCCACCAAGTCGGCCTCGCTCGTCGGACCCCTCGCCGACCAGGCGATCCGCTCCCTCCAGGTGGACCTGCTCATCATCGGCGCCCACGGAGTGTCCGAACGCGCCGGCGCGACGACTCCGAACCTCGCGGAAGCCCAGACCAACCGCGCGCTCATCGACTGCGCCACTCAGGTGGCCGTGGTCGCGGACCACACCAAATGGGGCGTCGTCGGCCTCAGCCGGTTCATCGCGCTCTCGGAGATCGACTACTTCGTCTCCGACGACGGCCTCGACCCCGAAGCCTGCGCCGTCCTGAGGGATTCGGTGGGACAGCTGCTCCTGGGCACCACCCACCCCTGA
- the galK gene encoding galactokinase, translating to MTEAFLRIFGAGPEGVWAAPGRVNLIGEHTDYNDGFALPIAIPQHTLVAARRRQDGRLRLHSAQGDGPVIDLRVDRLTAGAVTTWGAYPAGVVWALREAGHPVGGADLHVDSTVPAGAGLSSSAALECAVAFAYNDLYGLDLSASALALIGQRAENGFAGVPCGAMDQLASACCTAGAALHLDIRAGAHQQIPFAPQAQGMSLLVVDTRVKHDLGDGAYAALRAGCEQAARLLGLAALRDLTPADLSRAGTALPAHLVPLVRHVVTENARVTDAVSHLRAGHLAALGPILTDGHASLRDDFRISCTESDLAVDTALAHGALGARMTGGGFGGSVIVLAQEGRVEAIGAAVTAAFRAAGYQAPHLFPVSPAAGARRIA from the coding sequence ATGACGGAGGCCTTCCTGCGCATCTTCGGCGCTGGCCCGGAGGGGGTCTGGGCAGCGCCCGGCCGGGTCAACCTGATCGGTGAGCACACCGACTACAACGACGGCTTCGCCCTGCCCATCGCCATCCCGCAGCACACCCTGGTGGCGGCGCGCAGGCGCCAGGACGGCCGACTGCGGCTGCACAGCGCCCAGGGGGACGGGCCGGTCATCGACCTCCGCGTCGACCGACTCACCGCCGGCGCCGTCACCACTTGGGGCGCCTACCCGGCGGGGGTCGTCTGGGCGCTGCGCGAAGCCGGACACCCGGTCGGGGGCGCCGACCTCCACGTCGACAGCACGGTGCCCGCCGGCGCCGGCCTATCGTCGTCCGCCGCGCTCGAATGCGCGGTCGCCTTCGCCTACAACGACCTCTACGGGCTGGACCTGAGCGCGTCCGCCCTCGCGCTGATCGGCCAGCGCGCGGAGAACGGCTTCGCCGGCGTGCCGTGCGGAGCCATGGACCAGCTGGCCTCCGCCTGTTGCACCGCCGGGGCCGCCCTCCACCTGGACATCCGAGCCGGCGCCCACCAGCAGATCCCCTTCGCCCCGCAGGCCCAGGGGATGAGCCTGCTGGTCGTCGACACCCGGGTGAAGCACGACCTCGGCGACGGGGCGTACGCGGCCCTGCGCGCCGGGTGCGAGCAGGCCGCCCGGCTGCTCGGGCTGGCGGCACTGCGCGACCTCACCCCCGCGGACCTGTCCCGGGCGGGCACGGCGCTCCCCGCCCACCTGGTGCCCCTGGTCCGGCACGTGGTGACGGAGAACGCACGGGTCACCGACGCCGTCTCACACCTTCGGGCAGGGCACCTGGCGGCGTTGGGGCCGATCCTCACCGACGGCCACGCGTCGCTGCGCGACGACTTCCGGATCTCCTGCACGGAGAGCGACCTCGCGGTGGACACGGCCCTGGCGCACGGAGCCCTCGGGGCGCGCATGACCGGCGGCGGTTTCGGGGGATCCGTCATCGTGCTGGCGCAGGAGGGCCGGGTGGAGGCCATCGGAGCCGCCGTCACCGCCGCGTTCCGTGCGGCGGGATACCAGGCTCCGCACCTGTTCCCGGTCTCCCCGGCCGCGGGTGCCCGGCGCATCGCATGA
- the galT gene encoding galactose-1-phosphate uridylyltransferase — protein MKRTSTKLADGRELIYFDLDESAERDTVDRRALESVDSHPELRLDLATGDWVTIASHRQGRVHHPPTDACPLCPSRNGRHSEIPAADYEVAVFENRFPSLAGRFGRCEVVCFTPEHGASFADLSEDRARLVLDAWTDRTERLSSFAGIEQVYCFENRGAEIGVTLAHPHGQVYAFPFVPPRTAKMIAVAGTHRAVTGANLFEDLLAEARAATSRVVLAGEYWTAFVPYAARWPYEVHLYPHRRVPDLTRLTEAERAEFPGMYLELLRRFDRLFRQEGEPAQPAPTPYISAWHQAPKTGGQELALHLELFTVRRSAGKLKFLAGVESGMDSFVNDVAPEAAAARLREVAS, from the coding sequence GTGAAGAGAACCTCGACGAAGCTCGCTGACGGCCGCGAGCTGATCTATTTCGACCTCGACGAGAGCGCCGAGCGCGACACGGTCGACCGGCGTGCGCTGGAGTCCGTCGACAGCCACCCGGAGCTGCGCCTGGATCTGGCGACGGGGGACTGGGTCACGATCGCCTCGCACCGCCAGGGACGCGTCCACCATCCGCCGACCGACGCGTGTCCCCTGTGCCCCTCACGGAACGGTCGACACAGCGAAATACCGGCGGCGGACTACGAGGTGGCCGTGTTCGAGAACCGTTTCCCCTCGCTGGCGGGGCGCTTCGGGCGCTGCGAAGTCGTGTGCTTCACGCCGGAGCACGGCGCGAGCTTCGCCGATCTGAGCGAGGACCGGGCCCGGCTCGTACTCGACGCCTGGACGGACCGCACCGAGCGGCTGTCGTCCTTCGCCGGGATCGAGCAGGTGTACTGCTTCGAGAACCGCGGCGCGGAGATCGGCGTCACCCTCGCGCATCCGCACGGGCAGGTCTATGCCTTTCCCTTCGTTCCGCCGCGGACCGCCAAGATGATCGCCGTCGCCGGTACGCACCGGGCCGTCACCGGGGCGAACCTCTTCGAAGACCTGCTCGCCGAAGCGCGGGCCGCCACCTCGCGCGTGGTCCTGGCGGGGGAGTACTGGACGGCGTTCGTCCCCTACGCCGCCCGCTGGCCGTACGAGGTGCACCTCTACCCGCATCGCCGCGTCCCCGACCTCACCCGCCTCACGGAGGCCGAACGCGCCGAATTCCCCGGGATGTACCTGGAGCTGCTGCGCAGGTTCGACCGCCTGTTCCGTCAAGAAGGGGAGCCCGCGCAGCCGGCCCCCACCCCCTACATCTCCGCCTGGCACCAGGCACCGAAGACCGGCGGCCAGGAACTGGCGCTGCACCTGGAGCTGTTCACCGTGCGCAGGTCGGCGGGCAAGCTCAAATTCCTCGCCGGAGTCGAATCCGGAATGGACTCCTTCGTCAACGACGTGGCCCCGGAGGCCGCCGCCGCACGGCTGCGCGAGGTCGCGTCATGA
- a CDS encoding heparin lyase I family protein produces the protein MPLAVPPSSTGRPARLITVCTTALLVAGLGAATPAAAADSVSYDFESPSQKLPFTAINGFGRVLVGPAPGGKSGQAVRVNIPNDGRSFKSELVIKGLDAGSHRFSFANYLPGDWQERDLDTIVAQWFSTQDDGEGIKPVVALSIHGADWQVKVHWMTEGEIQEAVIPLGAARPGHWNRWAFDITWSSAGRPGSIAVTRDGVTVGSHQGANNYHRGEPPHFRIGAYRPNWRPEKGPSKRIGASEAVLFFDDIAITGTTAGSRPDAGATAPGGAASPSQSPALSPSPVPTGSPSTSPSARAGEATAGGDTAPGGTAQEARPGATAPGSAARIGVVWGVVGGAAALAGGAFVLLRRRHAKGSYGSAHRRARA, from the coding sequence ATGCCCCTCGCCGTACCACCGTCGTCCACCGGCCGGCCGGCCCGCCTCATCACCGTCTGCACCACCGCCCTGCTGGTCGCGGGCCTGGGTGCCGCCACCCCGGCAGCGGCCGCCGATTCCGTGTCGTACGACTTCGAGTCGCCCTCCCAGAAGCTGCCGTTCACGGCGATCAACGGCTTCGGTCGTGTCCTCGTCGGACCCGCGCCGGGCGGGAAGTCCGGGCAGGCCGTGCGCGTGAACATTCCCAACGACGGGCGTTCGTTCAAGTCCGAGTTGGTCATCAAGGGCCTTGACGCGGGCAGTCATCGCTTCAGCTTCGCCAACTACCTGCCCGGCGACTGGCAGGAGCGGGACCTCGACACCATCGTCGCCCAGTGGTTCAGCACGCAGGATGACGGCGAGGGCATCAAGCCCGTCGTCGCACTCTCGATCCACGGCGCCGACTGGCAAGTGAAGGTCCACTGGATGACCGAGGGTGAGATACAGGAGGCCGTCATCCCGCTCGGTGCTGCGCGTCCGGGCCATTGGAACCGGTGGGCCTTCGACATCACGTGGTCCTCGGCGGGCAGGCCCGGCTCGATCGCCGTCACGCGGGACGGCGTCACCGTCGGCTCGCACCAGGGTGCCAACAACTACCACCGCGGCGAACCGCCACACTTCAGGATCGGCGCCTATCGCCCCAACTGGCGCCCCGAGAAGGGGCCGTCGAAGCGGATCGGGGCATCCGAAGCGGTCCTCTTCTTCGATGACATCGCCATCACCGGCACGACCGCCGGCTCCCGACCCGACGCCGGCGCGACCGCACCCGGTGGTGCCGCCTCACCTTCGCAGTCCCCGGCACTGTCGCCCAGCCCGGTCCCCACCGGCTCGCCCTCTACCTCACCGTCCGCCCGGGCCGGCGAGGCGACGGCGGGCGGTGACACCGCTCCCGGTGGGACGGCACAGGAGGCGCGGCCCGGCGCAACCGCGCCCGGGAGCGCCGCCCGGATCGGCGTGGTCTGGGGCGTCGTGGGCGGCGCCGCGGCGCTGGCGGGTGGGGCTTTCGTCCTGCTGCGGCGGCGCCACGCGAAGGGCTCGTACGGCAGCGCACATCGCCGGGCACGGGCCTGA